CGTCAAACTCCATTTTCCTGATGAAGTTTCGTTGCTGTTCGCTCAACGCCTTTTGTTCTGCAAGCACCTCAGGCAATGGAAGTTCTTCCAGTCTAAACTCTGGCTTTTTCACCTCTTTTTGTGGTTCTAACTGCGGTTGCTCCACCAGCGTTTCAGAAACCGCCTTCTCAGTAAGCTGTTCTTGGTTTTCCTTGTCCTCCCGCACCTGTTCAACCTGTTCTGCACCTGCACTGTTTTCCTGGATGTATGGCTCAACAGGTAGGTTTTCCTCCTCCTCTGGAATTATCACACCGCAATTAGGGCATTCGTTTCCTTTCAGCTTTGTTCCGCAAATCGGACATTCTTTTTTAGCCATTTTCTCCTCCATAATATAGGTATTAAGATTAAACCGGCAAAAATGAGAATGTTTTGCGAATGTTCTGGCACATTAGCACCCTTTTCTGTAGCAATGTCCGTCCATCCATACCATGAACTGCTATCTGGATAGCGGATGTAGGAAACACCTGATTGGGAAGATGGAATTGTAACACTGTCTATCGTGGTTGTACTAAATCTCAACGCAACGATTGAATCTGTTGTCACCTCTATGCTCACAACATAATGTGTCGCAGTAGTGTGCTCTGTAATGTGCACAACCGCATATGTCTCATTAGGATATAAAACAACAACTCTATAATTGTGTAGATCAATACCAGATGGGTTATAAATTTCGACCCATTCATTGGAAATTTCATTCAGGTATGGTCCCGGATTTCTTGTTCCCAAAAATGCCCCGTTCTCGTTGAGCATTGTATCGGAAAAATCAAATTCCTTCTTCCAGTTGGTCATGTAGAAGAGTACATTCACCTCCTTTGGAAGATTTGTTGAAGCCATAATTTCAATTCTGTAGGCATCAGGCACCGCAAGAATGGTTGCGTTTAGTTCATGCCAGAGCCATTGCTCACCTCTCGCAATTCCCTGGAATCCATAGAGTTTTGCACTTTTAACTTTTCCAGCAGTGCCAAGAACCTCAATTTTGTATTCGGCACCAATTGGTCCGACCATGTAACCAGAGCCAGGATATTTGTCAGCATCAATGTAAACGATGCACGCATCCTCTGAGTTAGGAATTGTGGTGTTTATCTCATGGACATCAACAACATTTCCTGGCTGTAAATAACTCTCATTTCTCCTCTCAAAATCATGGAGCACAACAGCACCACCCAGCATTCTTCCATAGCTACTTAGATAGAAAAATGCCCTGTTTTCTTCTGTGTGCATCCCAAACCCAGCAATGTCCACATTTCTGGATGTGCCTTCCTTTTCGTTTTCACGACCTGGTGTTGGCATACCTACACCTGCACGTACATCATTTTCTCTGTCTCCATATTTTGGAATCCCTTCCCAATCAGCAAAGCCCCCATCAATCGTAAGATTCTGCTCTGCCTCAAAAATGTAAGAGAAGAAAGGAGCGACAGGGTAGACAGTAACTTCGCTTTCCTCCACCTCCACAGAAGCAATCTCAAGACAGAGAGTGGCTCTGCTGTCATTCAGTGGCTCAACCATCAGAGTAAAGTTTCTTGCAGTTTCTTGTTCAAGCGAGAGATTGAGAGGAAAAAGAATACTCTGGTAATCTATAACACCACTTACATTTGTCCCATCAAACGAGAGCCAGTAATTACAATCATCCAGTTTTGCAGTGCTTCCGTTTACGAGATTGAAACAGAGATTTTTGAGCATCGTTGGCTTTCCCGTCTGCCAAACTGTAAGTTGCATGAAATCCGATTTGTCAGCGAGCACATCGGGAGCAACAATTCTCTGATAAACTTCAGTTGCGCCCTTTGGATTCACAAATCTGGGTGATGCTTCCTCTGAAATTGCATCCGTGAAGACAAACTGGAGGGCTGCACTTGCACTTAGTGCTTTGGATGCCACAAAAACTCCTTCAACTGCCTTCCCGTCCTTTCCCAGAGCGCATTTAAGGTCATAAGGACCAAATCTCTGGTTGCCAGCGATTATGTAGTAAACAGAGGAGGTAATAAATCCACCCCATCCAGTCAATTCTATCTCATAGCCAGTGCCTGCGGCAATCACATTGCCGCTCTCAAATCTTGCTCCTGTCTCTGGAATCCCATCTTCATCCACAAATCCAACAACACACTCTGCTCTCTCGCCAAAGAAAGTGGTTCTTGTGAAGCCGATTGTAAAGTATAGCTTGCCGTCAAAGAAGTAAGAGGAGGCAGTTGTTATGTTCTTTCCATTCCATTTTCCATATAGGGTAACTTGCTGTGCGGCAATGAGATTCTGCCAGTCACTGAAATCTCCATCAATTACCACTGGTGGTTTGGGAAGCAGGAAAAATCCTAGGAGGGGGAGAAGGAAGAGAAGCAAGGCAATCAGTGCAGCCATTCTTTTTCGCAATGCCCTTCCAATCTCTTTCTGTTTCTCACGCTTCAGCTTTTCGCCATAAGCCAATGCCCTTCCGTTTATCAATCCCCTTCCATTTATCAAACCCTTGCCGTTTATTAGCCCCGTCTTTAAAAGAAGTTTTTTGCCATTCACAAGTCCCTGGCTCAGGATTGCCTCGCTTGGAGTTTTGATTTTTCCATTCACCTTACCATTAACAAGTCCTTTTCCATTTATCAAGGGCTGACCAAGGAATTTCTTACCATTCACAAGGCCATACTTCATGCCTGCTTTGTCCACAACATCAATACCAGGTGTCTCCCTTCCTCTCTCACCTTTTCCGAGGACTTCCAAACCAATCTCAGGAACAAAAAACTCACCACTGTATCGCTCGATCTTGACTTTTAAGTTAGTACCTACGACTTCCGCAGAGAATAGCCCATCTGATAGATTTTCTATGTCTGGGAAAAGTTTTGTGCAAGTATGGATAGCAAGAGCCCGTGCATTTGAAATTTTTATGCAGGTAGTAGTAAAGAATTTGATAGCTGTATCAGTATCATATCTAAGTAGGCTTTCGTCTAGGAAATCAAACACTGCAAGAACTTTTGGAAAATCTGCCACTGTCTCCAGGCCTTTAGTTATGCCCATCCCGAAGTTTGCAATATCTCCATCACACACGATTTTTCCATCTTTTTCCTCGACACCAACCACTTTCTTGGTTTTGTGGGTGCACCAGTCAACAAGTATGATACTCTTTCCAATTCTTTTTTCAACATCTGGAATTCCAAGTTTGAGAAAGTCGAGCCACTTCTGAGCGGAAATGCGCGTGCATGTGAGCACAAGTGCACCCTCGCTCTTCAGGAAGACAGAGAAGAGGTCTAAATAGAGCGGAAGAAGGATTTCAGTGTCAGATGCAACTACTAAAAAGTTTGTTCCTCTGTCTACCTCTTTCAGCATCTCACTGAGCTTACCAGGGATTTCAATCGTGTCACTGAAGGCACCGAAATAGATGTCGTTTAGCACAACTTTGTATTCCGATTTTTCCCTGTATCGTTCGTAAATCTCTTCGCAAATTTTGCGTGTGATTTTTCTTGCTTCTGGCTCTGCAAAACTGAAAATTTTAAAAAACCTGGAAAAAGCATCAGCTAAAATTTTTATGGCATTCTCTCTGTTGATTTTGTCTGTGTTTATTATTACTTTTCCCACCTTTGCTTCTGCATGGAAACCAGGATTCTTTTCCATGAATTCTCTGAAAATCTCGTTCAGTTCCTCGCTGAGTTTCCAGTTATTTGTTTCTAAAATTTCTGTAAAAATTAGTGTATATATTTCAGAGACAGGTTCTACTGGGAACTTCTCCTCTTTGACTAAAAGTGATTCTGGCACATACTTTTTGAATTCATCATCCAACTCATTGATGCGAGTGATAAACTTTTTTCTTGCGGTTTCTCCATGAACTGTGGTAATAACTTCCACAACGACAGGAAAAATTTCACCTAGTGCCTTCAACGCTTCCTCGCTATCCTCAACAGGAAATCTTATCACCAGGTCCTTTGTGACCACGAGGTTAGAGAGGATGGGATGCTTTTTTGCTACCTTCCTTATCCCAACTCTAAGCATATCTAGATGGATAAGGTTCCTGTGTTCTCGAAGAAGTTCTTGAACTGTTCTTCTAAACTCCTCCAGCGTCAGACCACCTTCTCACTTGCACCTATCTCCAGTCCTCTATCTCCGATTATAAAGGGGTGTTTTGCAGTATCATGCTTTGTAAAACGCATCTTTCTTATCAATATTGTCCTTCTCAAAGTGCCTTTTATCTCTTCAAGCCCAAGGACGATGAATGCATCGCAAACAAACTGCTCAACTCCAAACCGCGTGTAGGGTCCGTTTTCAATGCTTTCAGTTGTGAGCACTGCAGTAACCCTCTTTTTCTTTAAAAATCTGGTAAAACCAAACAAATGCTCCCTGAATTCTTCTACGGTTCGGTAATGGAGCCCAATAGCTGTGATGGAATCAATTACAAGTCGCTTGATTGCTTGCCTTTCTAGAAAATCCTCGATAAATTGCTGGAGTGTAGGGAAATCAAGCTGAATTTCCTCTCCACATATCTCACCAAGGTCTATGAGCCAGAACTTGTCTGTATCTTCGGGATTCATTCCGAATCCGGAAATTGCCTGAAGATAGTCCTCCTTAGGGGCTTCTATTGTAATCACCGCACTGGGTTCGTTGAGGAAACGAGCACCGAAGAAAGCATACTGTGCACTGAAAAGGGTTTTACCACTTCCAGCCACTCCAGAAACAAGGTTGACAGTGCCTTCAACAAAGCCACCATCGGTAAGCACATCAAAGCCGGGAATTCCTGATTTTACTCTCTGCATTTAATCATCTCCTCAAGTCGCTTTATCACTTCTTTATTTGTGAGATATTCCAGCACCTCTCGGGATAAGTTCTTTACACTATGGTTGAGCACAACCTCTGCAGCTGTGCTTCCTACTCTGGTTTTTATCAAAGAGAGCACCTCGTACGGGTTTTTTGTGTTCGTGTTCAGGTGCTGGCTGAAAAGTGATGCATAGGATTGAAGCAGGGAATTTGCCAGGATATCAAGCTTACCCTCATCCAGCGAGAGTACCTCCAGATTGAGGAGAAGCACTACCTGTTTTTTTGCTAATGAATAAACCTCGGTTTTCCTTATGTGTTTCCGCTTTATCTCTTCCTGGACAATACCCTTCTCTGCAAGCTTTTTCAGATATTTTTTCGCAGTGGCAATGTGAATTTTGAGGGCTTTGGCTACATCCGTCGCGGTTCCCTCTCCGTTAAGGTATAGATGTTCTAGAATTTTCACTGTTACAGGTTCACTGAAGAGCTTTGCCATTTCCACAAATTCTCTGAACTTTTCCGACATAACTTCACACATCGTGAAATTTACTAAGAGTATGTGCGAAACTTGCGTAAGCTAATTTGTTTTTATACATATACTTTTTCAATTAAGTTTAAACTTCATAAAGTTATGCCTCATGGGCAGAAATATTGGATAACCAGATAATACAATACTGCTCTAGATACCACATTATGACTAAAAACCATAATATACCCAGAAATCTTCATCGGTTTGATGAGAAAGGCAAAGGTGTCCATTGCTGAGGAACTTGCGAAGAAGCAAAAAGAAATTTCCGTGGCTGAATTTTTTGAGAAGAATCGCCAGATTTTAGGTTTTGACAATCCAAATCGTGCATTACTCACTGCAGTAAAAGAAGCTGTGGACAATTCGCTGGATGCCTGTGAGGAAGCAAACATTCTGCCAGAAATAACTGTGAAAATCACGAAAAAGAGCGAAGAGGTGTACTCTCTTACAGTAGATGATAATGGTCCTGGGATTGTTAAAAAGCAGATTCCGAATGTGTTTGCTCGCCTACTCTATGGTTCAAGATTTCACGCTGTGCGACAGAGTCGAGGCCAGCAGGGAATTGGCATCTCTGCAGCTGTGCTCTATGGTCAGCTAACTACGGGAAAGCCAGCAAAGGTGATTTCAAAGATTGCAGAGGAGGATGCTGCGCATCTCATGGAGCTGAAGATTGACACAAAGCAGAATCTACCAGAAATTGTGAGCAGGGACATGATAATCTGGGACAGGAAACACGGGACAAGTGTCGAAATTGAACTTAAGGGCAGGTACTTTCGGGGAAGGCAGTCAGTAATGGAGTATCTGAGGAACACTGCAATTGTGAACCCACATGCAAAAATCACGCTTGTAGAGCCAGATGGAAACACAATTGTTTTCGACAGAGTGAGCCAGGAAATGCCACCCCAGGCAAAAGAGATAAAGATACATCCATATGGGCTTGAAATAGGAATTCTCACCAGAATGGTGAAAGAGACAGAAAAGAAAACGGTTAGAGAGTTTCTGGTTTCTGAGTTTTCGTCTGTAAGCAAGAGGGTGGCTGATGAGGTCCTTGCGAAAACAGGCATTGCAGGGGAGAGAGAGGTGAAGACGCTCACCCAGGAGGAGATGCAGAAGTTAATTTCTGCATTTGGAAATGTGAAGTTGATGCCCCCATCTGCAGAATGTCTCTCGCCCATTGGGGAAAAACTGATAAGGAAAGGGCTTAAGAATGTGCTAGGGAATTTGAAGCCAGCGTTTTATGCACCACCTGTAACAAGACCACCTTCAGTTTATCAGGGGAATCCGTTCATCGTGGAGGTGGGAATGGTTTATGGAGGTGAGATTCCTGCAGATCAACCGGTGCAAATTTTACGGTTTGCGAACAGAGTGCCTCTGCTCTTCCAGCAGGGCTCCTGCCTCTGCACGCTTGCAGTTGAGCGCGTGGACTGGCGACGCTACGGGCTTGAGCAGAGAGGAGGGAAGGGTGTGCCCATAGGTCCAGCAATAATTTTAATTCATGTTTGTTCCACGAAAGTGCCATTCACTTCTGAGGCAAAGGAAGCGATTGCAGACATCCCTGAGATCAGCAGAGAAATCGAGCTGGCGTTGATGCAGTGCGGGCGGAGATTGAAAACACACCTGAGCAAAACCGCAAGAAAGCAGAAATCAATGGAGAAGTTCAAGATAATCAGAGAGATTTTACCGAAAATTGCAGAGAAGAGTTCGAAGATGCTCGGAAAACCGATGCCTCCACTAGAACCAGTCATAACAAAAATAATGGATGTGGTGCATGTGGAAGAAAATTTTGAACTGAAAGGTGACAGAGCAGAGATAAAATTAACAGTGACAAACTACATGAGCCAGGCAAAGACATTCAGGGTTTATACTGAGATTGAGGAGGGCAAACTTATTCCTGAAAGTGTGGAACCCAGAATTGATGAGAATCTGGAGAATGTGAAAATTGGGTGGCTGATTAAATCACTCCCGCCAGCAAAATCCACTGTGATAAAGTTTTCTGTGGGCGAGGTGAGTGAGGACTTTGAGGGTTTTGATTATTTTATCTCTGGAATTGACCCTGTGCATGTGCTGGGGGCTGAGGCACTGCCAGGAGATTGGGACATAAAGATGGATTTTATGCCAGTTGATGTGGAAGTTGTGGAGGAGGAAGAGGAGGGAGAAACAGAGGAGGAAGTGCTTGAGGAGGATGGAGAATAGTGGTTTTATTTTCGTCTCTTTCTGATGGGTATACAAGATGCAAGGAGGCACGGCCCAAACATCGCAAACAGAAGCATTAGGGAGCACTCTGGCACAGGGCTACCCAAAGGATACCAATCGCTTGCTCCAGCACCGCCGTCAATTGGGTAGGCATTTGCACTGCCCCAGCCACTGCCATCCCAGTTACTCCAGTAGTTGCCTCCTTTTATGCTTCCAAACGCAAAGCACCAGGAGTTGTTTCCAGAATCATCGTGTGCCTGGCATTTTCCACTTACTCCTTTGCCTGCACCGTGATTCTGGAAGAAATTGTTGTAGTATATCTGATTTCCAGTAGAGTTTTCGGTTAGGTTTACTCCATAACCTCCGTTGTTTGCAATTGTGTTGTAGAAAATTGTGTTGTTGTTAGAGGAGAGAAGAACAATACCATGGAACCAGCTGTTGGAAACATTGTTGTTTAAAATGTCCGTGTCGCAGGTGAAATAAAGTAGAATTCCCCAGGCACCATTGTCCGTAACTAGATTTCCATCTACTGTAATGTTGGCAGATTCTCTTATGAAAACACCATACACATTGTTTTTTATTGTGTTGCCATAAATACTGCAGTTGTGGGCACTTCCGAGAATTAATGGATAATTGTTTGAGGTAATTTCATTGTTTGTCATTGTAACATTGTTTGAGTTTCCAATTCCCAACGCAATGTAGTTTTGGGTAAGGTTGTTTCTCTCAACTACACCATTCGTGAGATTCATCAGGAGGATACCAGAACCATACTGTGGCTCTGAACTGGCAGTGGTGTTTTTTGCTGTACAATTCCTTATCACAAAATACGCAGTGGTATTTTCAATCCAGATACAATAAGTGCCACCATTTGCATCTATTTCCCAGCCCTCAATTACATAGGGGTCACTTTGTGTGCCAGAACCAGAGACAACACCATTGGCAGAGGTGAAATCGCTGTTTCCAATGATGTGGATTGGAGAATGCTGGCTCAGTAAAGTATGTCCGTTCTCACCAACCACATTGGAGCCCTCAGTTTGCCACTGGAAAACTGGAAATATACAGAGAAATATGGTTGCAAGAATAAAGCTTACACGCAGAAAGAATGGTCTCATACACCAACCTCCTTTTACCTCGTCACCTTTATTCTCTTTAACTTCTCCAGATTCTCGCCATTTTTGCTATAATATTCCCTCACGCTTTCAAGGATTTTAACAAGGGCATCAGCCACTGCCGCTTTCAGGTCTGCAGGATGCAGTTTATCCTCAGCAAACACTTTTTCCAGTTCCTCTGGGCTGTTTAATGTGAGATTGCCGCCAAATTTCTCGTCTCGCACTATCTCCAATTTTCCGAACCTCGGAAACACAATGTGCCTAGCAATCTCAATTACTGGATTGCCCTCAATCACTTTCTGCGGGCAGTATGCTTTCTTCATTTTTCGCCTTATGTCCTCTGGAGCATCATGGAGGAAGATGCAAGAGTCAGGATTGCTCTTGCTCATCTTGGCATCTGCAATATCCATTCTCCCTGTGC
This genomic stretch from Thermoplasmata archaeon harbors:
- a CDS encoding ATPase domain-containing protein: MQRVKSGIPGFDVLTDGGFVEGTVNLVSGVAGSGKTLFSAQYAFFGARFLNEPSAVITIEAPKEDYLQAISGFGMNPEDTDKFWLIDLGEICGEEIQLDFPTLQQFIEDFLERQAIKRLVIDSITAIGLHYRTVEEFREHLFGFTRFLKKKRVTAVLTTESIENGPYTRFGVEQFVCDAFIVLGLEEIKGTLRRTILIRKMRFTKHDTAKHPFIIGDRGLEIGASEKVV
- a CDS encoding helix-turn-helix domain-containing protein; the encoded protein is MSEKFREFVEMAKLFSEPVTVKILEHLYLNGEGTATDVAKALKIHIATAKKYLKKLAEKGIVQEEIKRKHIRKTEVYSLAKKQVVLLLNLEVLSLDEGKLDILANSLLQSYASLFSQHLNTNTKNPYEVLSLIKTRVGSTAAEVVLNHSVKNLSREVLEYLTNKEVIKRLEEMIKCRE
- a CDS encoding DNA topoisomerase VI subunit B; this encodes MRKAKVSIAEELAKKQKEISVAEFFEKNRQILGFDNPNRALLTAVKEAVDNSLDACEEANILPEITVKITKKSEEVYSLTVDDNGPGIVKKQIPNVFARLLYGSRFHAVRQSRGQQGIGISAAVLYGQLTTGKPAKVISKIAEEDAAHLMELKIDTKQNLPEIVSRDMIIWDRKHGTSVEIELKGRYFRGRQSVMEYLRNTAIVNPHAKITLVEPDGNTIVFDRVSQEMPPQAKEIKIHPYGLEIGILTRMVKETEKKTVREFLVSEFSSVSKRVADEVLAKTGIAGEREVKTLTQEEMQKLISAFGNVKLMPPSAECLSPIGEKLIRKGLKNVLGNLKPAFYAPPVTRPPSVYQGNPFIVEVGMVYGGEIPADQPVQILRFANRVPLLFQQGSCLCTLAVERVDWRRYGLEQRGGKGVPIGPAIILIHVCSTKVPFTSEAKEAIADIPEISREIELALMQCGRRLKTHLSKTARKQKSMEKFKIIREILPKIAEKSSKMLGKPMPPLEPVITKIMDVVHVEENFELKGDRAEIKLTVTNYMSQAKTFRVYTEIEEGKLIPESVEPRIDENLENVKIGWLIKSLPPAKSTVIKFSVGEVSEDFEGFDYFISGIDPVHVLGAEALPGDWDIKMDFMPVDVEVVEEEEEGETEEEVLEEDGE
- a CDS encoding NosD domain-containing protein, which gives rise to MRPFFLRVSFILATIFLCIFPVFQWQTEGSNVVGENGHTLLSQHSPIHIIGNSDFTSANGVVSGSGTQSDPYVIEGWEIDANGGTYCIWIENTTAYFVIRNCTAKNTTASSEPQYGSGILLMNLTNGVVERNNLTQNYIALGIGNSNNVTMTNNEITSNNYPLILGSAHNCSIYGNTIKNNVYGVFIRESANITVDGNLVTDNGAWGILLYFTCDTDILNNNVSNSWFHGIVLLSSNNNTIFYNTIANNGGYGVNLTENSTGNQIYYNNFFQNHGAGKGVSGKCQAHDDSGNNSWCFAFGSIKGGNYWSNWDGSGWGSANAYPIDGGAGASDWYPLGSPVPECSLMLLFAMFGPCLLASCIPIRKRRK